From Acidimicrobiales bacterium, one genomic window encodes:
- a CDS encoding dienelactone hydrolase family protein yields the protein MRRLAAVACALGLLAAACGDDAAAPPSPVTPSSTTTTDSTSTPSSTTTPSSTTAAPAPTTDAADGCVAEETEKRTFVDDTRSTPATETAAELANRTLEVWIDRPTAPGPWPLIVFAHGLTGHPRSHELHRRSLAEQCFVVVAPAFPLTNNDVPGAWSNAGDVPGQIGDVSFLIDEVLADVGLASFVDGDRIGMIGHSLGGLTTAGAAVSPDADARISAAVVMSAGFVEARADLPVMVLHGDNDTLIPIATGAAAYAVLPGRGVFVTLLGGDHLAGIIDDDSDYGSVVRGVTGAFFALELDNGDGTVEDLFDLPLDLASIEARSDDGPFADWSDYFVA from the coding sequence ATGCGTCGGCTGGCGGCGGTCGCGTGCGCGCTCGGACTGCTCGCTGCGGCCTGCGGTGACGATGCCGCTGCACCGCCGTCACCTGTCACCCCGAGTTCGACCACCACCACGGATTCGACCTCCACCCCGAGTTCGACCACCACCCCGAGTTCGACCACCGCGGCGCCCGCGCCGACGACCGATGCGGCCGACGGGTGTGTGGCCGAGGAGACCGAGAAGCGGACGTTCGTCGACGACACCCGGTCGACCCCGGCAACCGAGACGGCCGCCGAGCTGGCGAACCGGACGCTCGAGGTGTGGATCGATCGGCCGACGGCGCCCGGCCCGTGGCCCCTGATCGTCTTCGCCCACGGACTCACCGGGCATCCTCGAAGTCACGAGCTGCACCGCCGCTCACTCGCCGAGCAGTGCTTCGTCGTGGTCGCGCCGGCGTTTCCGCTCACCAACAACGACGTGCCGGGCGCGTGGTCCAACGCCGGCGACGTGCCCGGTCAGATCGGCGACGTGTCGTTCCTCATCGACGAGGTGCTCGCCGATGTCGGGCTCGCCTCGTTCGTCGACGGCGACCGGATCGGCATGATCGGCCACTCGCTCGGTGGGCTCACCACCGCCGGCGCTGCGGTCTCGCCCGATGCCGATGCGCGGATCTCCGCCGCGGTGGTCATGTCGGCCGGGTTCGTCGAGGCACGCGCCGACCTCCCGGTGATGGTCCTTCACGGCGACAACGACACGTTGATCCCCATCGCCACCGGTGCGGCGGCCTATGCCGTGCTTCCCGGCCGGGGTGTCTTCGTGACCCTGCTCGGGGGCGACCACCTCGCCGGCATCATCGACGACGACTCCGACTACGGCTCGGTCGTGCGCGGGGTCACCGGGGCATTCTTCGCCCTCGAACTCGACAACGGCGATGGCACGGTTGAGGACCTGTTCGACCTTCCGCTCGACCTCGCGTCCATCGAGGCCCGGTCGGACGACGGGCCCTTCGCCGACTGGTCGGACTACTTCGTCGCCTGA
- the lon gene encoding endopeptidase La, with protein MAQESPSTNPTTDAVRTVPVLPTSGVVLPEMVVTIKIESAEAAAAVAAAADHEDHVVLVPRDAGASQAVGTLARIEQRGALPGGGDGLVIRGVARVRVGRGSLDGTGALLVDATTIDPGARSAQTDELASRYRAAATRLLRAVGGARMARLLHDVDDPGALADTIAWWPELDDDQRVQLLETVATDDRLRLAIEWAEAAAGEAEVAGDIQRQVSDDLDASQREAILRRQLAAIQSELGEGDGDAIGDYRARLATLVESGRTAPVAEAIDKEIGRLERAGNQSQESGWIRTWLDTMFEVPWTDRTDDDLDLERARDVLDADHTGLDEVKDRIVEFLAVRRLREERAVDASRVRGGTILALAGPPGVGKTSLGRSVARTLGREFVRMSLGGIHDEAEIRGHRRTYVGARPGRIVRALTEAGAMNPVILLDEIDKIGSDYRGDPSAALLEVLDPAQNDTFRDHYLEVDLDLSDVVFIATANEIERLPAPLLDRMEVIPLRGYSEDEKVDIARDHLLPRLYEENAVRADEVVVSDDVIRTVVGDYTREAGVRSLERRLDRLIRRAATKVATGAVEPITVTEEELIDALGRPSLREDPAERTIDPGVATGLAVTGAGGDILFVETAVMPGDGGLTLTGQLGDVMQESAQIALSYLRANADRLGIELPDDRRVHVHFPAGAVPKDGPSAGVTMSVALVSLLSGRRVRGDVAMTGEVTLQGRVLPIGGVKEKVLAAHRAGVTDVILPIANAGDVDDIPREVRDDITIHLATRVEDALEVALMPSGG; from the coding sequence ATGGCCCAGGAATCGCCGTCCACCAATCCGACCACCGACGCCGTTCGCACGGTTCCGGTCCTGCCGACGTCGGGCGTGGTGTTGCCCGAGATGGTCGTGACGATCAAGATCGAGTCGGCCGAGGCCGCCGCCGCAGTGGCCGCGGCAGCCGACCACGAAGACCACGTCGTTCTGGTGCCGCGTGACGCAGGAGCGTCCCAGGCGGTCGGCACGCTGGCGCGCATCGAACAGCGTGGCGCCCTCCCCGGTGGGGGCGACGGTCTCGTGATCCGTGGTGTCGCCCGGGTCCGTGTCGGTCGTGGATCGCTCGACGGCACCGGCGCACTGCTCGTCGACGCCACCACCATCGATCCGGGTGCGCGCTCCGCTCAGACCGACGAACTCGCCTCCCGCTACCGGGCTGCGGCGACGCGTCTGTTGCGTGCGGTCGGCGGTGCCCGCATGGCGCGGCTGCTCCATGATGTCGACGATCCCGGCGCGCTGGCCGACACCATCGCGTGGTGGCCCGAGCTCGACGACGACCAGCGCGTGCAGCTGCTCGAGACCGTGGCGACCGATGATCGTCTGCGCCTGGCCATCGAGTGGGCCGAGGCGGCCGCGGGCGAGGCCGAGGTCGCGGGCGACATCCAGCGGCAGGTCAGCGACGACCTCGATGCCTCTCAACGTGAGGCGATCCTTCGACGCCAGCTCGCGGCGATCCAGAGTGAACTGGGTGAGGGCGACGGCGATGCGATCGGCGACTACCGGGCCCGCCTGGCGACCCTCGTCGAGTCCGGGCGGACCGCGCCGGTCGCGGAAGCGATCGACAAGGAGATCGGGCGACTCGAGCGGGCGGGAAACCAGAGTCAGGAGTCGGGCTGGATCCGCACCTGGCTCGACACGATGTTCGAGGTGCCGTGGACCGACCGGACCGACGACGACCTGGATCTCGAGCGTGCCCGCGACGTTCTCGATGCCGACCACACCGGCCTCGACGAGGTGAAGGACCGGATCGTGGAGTTCCTGGCCGTCCGGCGCCTCCGTGAAGAACGGGCCGTCGACGCGTCGCGCGTGCGGGGTGGCACGATCCTGGCCCTCGCCGGTCCTCCCGGCGTCGGCAAGACCTCCCTCGGCCGCTCGGTCGCCCGCACGCTCGGGCGGGAGTTCGTTCGCATGTCGCTCGGCGGCATCCACGACGAAGCCGAGATCCGCGGTCACCGCCGCACCTATGTCGGTGCCCGGCCCGGTCGGATCGTGCGTGCCCTCACCGAGGCCGGCGCGATGAACCCGGTGATCCTGCTCGACGAGATCGACAAGATCGGCAGCGACTACCGGGGCGATCCGTCGGCCGCGCTGCTCGAGGTGCTCGACCCGGCCCAGAACGACACCTTCCGCGATCACTATCTCGAGGTCGACCTCGATCTGAGCGATGTCGTCTTCATCGCCACCGCCAACGAGATCGAGCGGCTCCCGGCGCCCCTCCTCGATCGCATGGAGGTCATCCCCCTTCGGGGCTACAGCGAGGACGAGAAGGTCGACATCGCCCGTGATCATCTGCTCCCGCGGCTGTACGAGGAGAACGCGGTGCGGGCCGACGAGGTCGTCGTCTCCGACGACGTCATCCGCACGGTGGTCGGTGACTACACGAGAGAGGCCGGTGTGCGGTCGCTCGAGCGACGTCTCGACCGGCTCATCCGACGCGCCGCGACGAAGGTCGCGACGGGTGCGGTCGAGCCGATCACGGTGACCGAGGAAGAACTGATCGACGCGCTCGGGCGTCCGTCGCTGCGCGAGGATCCGGCCGAGCGAACGATCGACCCCGGTGTCGCGACCGGACTCGCGGTCACCGGCGCGGGTGGCGACATCCTCTTCGTCGAGACGGCGGTGATGCCCGGCGACGGCGGTCTGACCCTGACGGGTCAGCTCGGCGACGTCATGCAGGAATCGGCGCAGATCGCCCTGAGCTATCTGCGGGCCAACGCCGACCGGCTGGGGATCGAGCTGCCCGACGACCGCCGGGTCCACGTCCACTTTCCGGCCGGAGCGGTGCCGAAGGACGGTCCGTCGGCCGGGGTCACCATGTCGGTCGCGCTCGTGAGTCTGCTGAGCGGGCGCCGTGTTCGTGGCGATGTCGCCATGACCGGTGAGGTCACTCTCCAGGGGCGTGTGCTCCCGATCGGTGGGGTGAAGGAGAAGGTCCTGGCGGCCCATCGGGCCGGCGTCACCGACGTGATCCTCCCGATCGCCAACGCGGGAGACGTCGACGACATCCCCCGGGAGGTGCGCGACGACATCACGATCCACCTGGCGACCCGGGTCGAGGACGCCCTCGAGGTGGCGTTGATGCCTAGCGGCGGCTGA
- a CDS encoding Bax inhibitor-1 family protein: MSFSELDLRPVAVLDDEARGDFVVRVYQHLMAAILVFVGIEAIFLNTPIAEGIYDLVAGSGMTWLIILGGFMVGQWMVANAAADLLNPSKQYAALFGSAALYALLFAPMLHYVFRSPGNGGTTVAAAALITAVAFAGLTVIGFVTRKDLSFLRPIVMYGFVVALVVIIAALVFGFSLGVWFSIAMIALSGVAILYQTQTIIRKYPAQAHVAGALALFSSVMTMFWYVLSLLSRR, from the coding sequence ATGTCCTTCAGCGAGCTCGACCTCCGGCCGGTAGCAGTCCTCGACGACGAGGCGCGTGGCGACTTCGTCGTGCGCGTCTACCAGCACCTCATGGCGGCGATCCTCGTGTTCGTCGGCATCGAGGCGATCTTCCTCAACACACCCATCGCCGAGGGCATCTACGACCTCGTCGCCGGCAGCGGCATGACCTGGTTGATCATCCTCGGGGGCTTCATGGTCGGCCAGTGGATGGTCGCCAACGCGGCGGCGGATCTGCTGAACCCGTCGAAGCAGTACGCCGCACTCTTCGGATCGGCCGCGCTCTACGCGCTGCTGTTCGCCCCGATGCTGCACTACGTCTTCCGGTCCCCGGGCAACGGTGGCACCACCGTCGCCGCGGCCGCGCTCATCACCGCGGTGGCGTTCGCGGGTCTGACCGTGATCGGCTTCGTCACCCGCAAGGACCTCTCGTTCCTGCGCCCGATCGTGATGTACGGCTTCGTGGTCGCCTTGGTGGTCATCATCGCCGCGCTGGTCTTCGGCTTCAGCCTCGGCGTGTGGTTCTCGATCGCCATGATCGCCCTCTCGGGTGTGGCGATCCTCTACCAGACCCAGACCATCATCCGGAAGTACCCGGCCCAAGCCCACGTGGCCGGGGCCCTGGCCCTGTTCTCGTCGGTGATGACGATGTTCTGGTACGTCCTGAGTCTTCTCAGCCGCCGCTAG
- a CDS encoding CaiB/BaiF CoA-transferase family protein, translated as MPGPLEGIKVVDMTQVIAGPLACMLLSDLGAEVIKVEPPAFGDLTRLAQFAKGGLNSSIVNNNRGKRSIQVDIQQNAGRELVLELIRDADVVVQNMRPGVMERLGVGWEGSVAVNPDIIYCSMSGYGATGPYADRAVYDPIVQAMAGYVALQVNPQVPIPDLVRNGVVDKAAAWMAALAITSALHARNEGSGGQHIELSMLDIAVQFLWPDGGMADTMLDPDVPPSHRLSEIYTLSQCADGHVVYFVISDGQFQGLFEALGHPEWIESYGTVAQRHGKQEEIGGLLGNAFLEWKVADLLPRMHEHSVPCGHVNQMEDLPTDPQIVHSGTFVEWEHPSAGRIRSPRMSARFSATPTEFKASAPLLNEDIDDVLTEIGITAEQKQALLDAGVIKAPPE; from the coding sequence ATGCCAGGACCGCTCGAAGGAATCAAGGTCGTCGACATGACGCAGGTCATCGCCGGGCCGCTCGCCTGCATGCTGCTCAGCGACCTCGGCGCCGAGGTGATCAAGGTCGAACCGCCGGCGTTCGGCGACCTCACCCGACTCGCCCAGTTCGCCAAGGGCGGGCTCAACAGTTCGATCGTCAACAACAATCGCGGCAAGCGGTCGATCCAGGTCGACATCCAGCAGAACGCGGGTCGCGAACTGGTGCTGGAACTCATCAGGGATGCCGACGTCGTGGTCCAGAACATGCGGCCCGGCGTGATGGAACGGCTCGGCGTCGGCTGGGAGGGCAGCGTCGCCGTCAACCCCGACATCATCTACTGCTCGATGTCGGGCTATGGCGCGACCGGCCCCTATGCGGACCGTGCCGTCTACGACCCGATCGTCCAGGCGATGGCGGGCTATGTGGCGCTCCAGGTCAACCCGCAGGTTCCGATCCCGGATCTCGTGCGCAACGGTGTCGTCGACAAGGCCGCGGCGTGGATGGCGGCACTGGCGATCACCAGCGCGCTCCACGCCCGCAACGAAGGCAGCGGGGGCCAACACATCGAGCTGTCCATGCTCGACATCGCCGTGCAGTTCCTCTGGCCCGACGGCGGTATGGCCGACACGATGCTCGATCCCGACGTCCCGCCGAGCCACCGACTCAGCGAGATCTACACGCTCAGCCAGTGCGCCGACGGCCACGTCGTGTACTTCGTCATCTCCGACGGCCAGTTCCAGGGCCTCTTCGAGGCGCTGGGCCACCCCGAGTGGATCGAGTCCTACGGCACCGTTGCCCAACGCCACGGCAAGCAGGAGGAGATCGGCGGGCTGCTGGGCAACGCGTTCCTCGAGTGGAAGGTCGCCGACCTGCTGCCCCGGATGCACGAGCACTCGGTGCCGTGCGGCCATGTCAACCAGATGGAGGATCTCCCGACGGATCCGCAGATCGTGCACAGCGGCACCTTCGTCGAATGGGAGCATCCGAGCGCCGGTCGAATCCGCAGTCCTCGCATGTCGGCCCGGTTCAGTGCGACACCGACCGAGTTCAAGGCCTCGGCTCCGCTGCTCAACGAGGACATCGACGACGTGCTCACCGAGATCGGCATCACGGCCGAGCAGAAGCAGGCTCTACTCGACGCGGGAGTGATCAAGGCTCCGCCGGAGTAG
- a CDS encoding antitoxin, producing MGILDKIKGLVGGNADKVEDAIDKAAEVVKDKVPDAHDDKIDMAAEKAKDLVDDLDGEEE from the coding sequence ATGGGCATTCTCGACAAGATCAAGGGCCTGGTCGGTGGCAACGCCGACAAGGTCGAAGACGCCATCGACAAGGCCGCAGAGGTTGTGAAGGACAAGGTTCCGGACGCGCACGACGACAAGATCGACATGGCTGCGGAGAAGGCGAAGGACCTCGTCGACGATCTCGACGGCGAAGAGGAGTAA
- the mftD gene encoding pre-mycofactocin synthase MftD (MftD, an enzyme found in the mycofactocin biosynthesis locus, performs an oxidative deamination of 3-amino-5-[(p-hydroxyphenyl)methyl]-4,4-dimethyl-2-pyrrolidinone (AHDP). The resulting compound, now called pre-mycofactocin (PMFT), is a biologically active redox cofactor that can oxidize the non-exchangeable NADH of TIGR03971 family SDR-type oxidoreductases.), with the protein MGNPWFETVAIAQQRAKKRIPTSVYGALIAGAEAGISMRDNVAAFDELGFRPVTAGQGAERAMDVTVMGQPASMPVIISPTGVQAVHPDGEVAVARAAANRGIPAGLSSFASKPIEEVAAVNSQLFFQIYWAGDRDSILARIERAKNAGAVGLILTLDWSFSHGRDWGSPAIPQSFTLRELLPHATDVIRKPRWAWTWAKSGQIPRLTVPNFATGGEDPPVFFEAYGTWMGTPPPTWDDVAWLRSQWDGPFMIKGVVRSDEARRAVDAGATCVSVSNHGGNNVDGAPASIRMLPEIVAAVGNQVEVVLDGGVRRGSDVVKACALGADAVLIGRAYLWGLAANGQAGVENVLDILRGGIDATLRGIGVDSIADLTPDHIIVPDGFSPPPLPN; encoded by the coding sequence GTGGGCAATCCCTGGTTTGAAACGGTCGCTATCGCTCAGCAACGGGCGAAGAAGCGAATCCCGACTTCGGTCTACGGCGCACTGATCGCGGGCGCCGAAGCGGGCATCTCGATGCGCGACAACGTCGCGGCGTTCGACGAGCTCGGGTTCCGCCCCGTCACTGCGGGCCAGGGCGCCGAGCGAGCCATGGACGTCACCGTGATGGGCCAGCCGGCATCGATGCCCGTCATCATCTCGCCGACCGGAGTGCAGGCGGTCCACCCTGACGGGGAGGTCGCCGTCGCCCGTGCCGCCGCGAACCGCGGCATCCCGGCCGGGCTCAGCTCGTTCGCGTCCAAGCCGATCGAAGAGGTCGCTGCGGTCAACTCCCAGCTGTTCTTCCAGATCTACTGGGCCGGCGACAGGGATTCGATTCTCGCTCGCATCGAACGAGCGAAGAACGCCGGCGCCGTCGGCCTCATCTTGACCCTCGACTGGTCGTTCTCCCACGGCCGCGACTGGGGGAGCCCGGCGATCCCGCAGTCGTTCACCCTCCGGGAGCTGCTTCCCCACGCCACCGACGTGATTCGCAAGCCGCGGTGGGCGTGGACATGGGCGAAGTCCGGGCAGATCCCGCGTCTGACGGTGCCGAACTTCGCCACTGGCGGTGAGGATCCTCCGGTGTTCTTCGAGGCCTACGGCACGTGGATGGGCACCCCGCCTCCCACGTGGGACGATGTTGCGTGGCTCCGGTCGCAGTGGGACGGACCCTTCATGATCAAGGGTGTCGTCCGTTCCGACGAAGCCCGCCGGGCCGTCGACGCCGGTGCCACCTGCGTGTCGGTCTCGAACCACGGCGGCAACAATGTCGACGGCGCTCCCGCGTCGATCCGCATGTTGCCCGAGATCGTGGCCGCAGTCGGCAATCAGGTCGAGGTCGTGCTCGACGGCGGCGTGCGGCGCGGATCCGACGTCGTCAAGGCGTGTGCGTTGGGCGCCGACGCAGTCCTCATCGGACGGGCGTATCTCTGGGGCCTCGCCGCCAACGGCCAGGCCGGTGTCGAGAACGTGCTCGACATCCTCCGCGGTGGCATCGACGCGACCCTGCGCGGTATCGGTGTCGACTCCATCGCCGACCTCACCCCCGACCACATCATCGTCCCCGACGGATTCTCCCCCCCACCCCTGCCAAATTAA
- a CDS encoding type IV toxin-antitoxin system AbiEi family antitoxin domain-containing protein, giving the protein MRTPQHLAEVFTRQHGVISRQQALQADATRHQIDRRVASGEWHRLSHGVYRHHLAPDSWASRLMAACLTVDGVASHRSAIRNHGVRGHRSPRIEVSIEQGRWRAPGDFALHQTTQIDRIDMSEVDGIPTTGLARSVLDFAGVSSLERTNALIDVLLVDRRLKLGDLADVLVRHSRKGRDGCGRLRTVLDERLGETAVPKSEFSRLVARLLVAHGLPQPEFEFEINDGAGLVGFVDLAYPDERIAIELDSVRWHLNRLSFERDPVRRNRVVNRGWTPLSFTWQAYYERPIELVTTVATARRRLLKAG; this is encoded by the coding sequence ATGCGTACCCCCCAACACCTTGCCGAGGTCTTCACTCGTCAACACGGTGTCATCAGCCGCCAACAGGCTCTCCAGGCCGACGCCACCCGCCACCAGATCGACCGTCGCGTCGCATCAGGAGAGTGGCATCGGCTCTCACACGGGGTGTATCGACACCACCTCGCGCCCGATTCCTGGGCGTCGCGACTCATGGCCGCGTGCCTCACCGTCGACGGGGTTGCCAGTCACCGGTCGGCCATTCGCAACCATGGGGTCCGGGGGCATCGGAGTCCGAGGATCGAGGTGAGCATCGAGCAGGGCCGGTGGCGTGCACCGGGCGACTTCGCCTTGCACCAGACCACCCAGATCGACCGCATCGACATGTCCGAGGTCGACGGCATTCCCACCACCGGGTTGGCGCGCAGCGTGCTCGACTTCGCCGGGGTGTCGAGCCTCGAGCGAACCAACGCGCTGATCGACGTCCTCCTCGTCGATCGCCGATTGAAGCTCGGTGATCTCGCCGACGTGCTCGTTCGGCACTCACGCAAGGGCCGCGACGGGTGTGGCCGCCTCCGAACCGTGCTCGACGAACGCCTCGGCGAGACTGCGGTTCCGAAAAGCGAGTTCAGCCGTCTCGTTGCACGCCTGCTCGTCGCCCACGGTCTGCCCCAGCCGGAGTTCGAGTTCGAGATCAACGATGGCGCGGGCCTGGTCGGCTTCGTCGACCTCGCCTACCCCGACGAACGAATCGCCATCGAGCTCGACAGCGTGCGCTGGCACCTCAACCGGTTGTCGTTCGAACGAGACCCGGTCCGTCGGAACCGGGTCGTCAACCGCGGGTGGACACCGCTCAGCTTCACATGGCAGGCGTACTACGAGCGGCCCATCGAACTCGTCACGACCGTCGCAACCGCCCGTCGACGGCTTCTGAAGGCGGGCTGA
- a CDS encoding acyl-CoA dehydrogenase family protein encodes MDFNLNETEQAVSDLAMQILGDKIDHERLKQIEATDQWFAAEEWALMADAGLTGIALPEAHGGGGLGIIEAGLVCEAVGRHVAPVPALPTMLAALTIAEFGDDALAGELLPGVCDGSRILTVATAEHLREDLARPGVVAAADGSLTGVKSVVEFASQATHAVVNALGPDGPGLYLVDPHGSGVTSQTGISTRKETVHELTFAAAPSTLLASGEAAIRWFEARYLALVCATQLGVVEGQLRLTAQYTSEREQFGRPIATFQAVTQRLADCFIQVEGLRLQTQSALWRIANGIDPWEDLRIAKWFGSEGAHFVAHGAQHMHGGIGVDVDYPLHRYTLWNKHLEVTLGAASQQLRAIGATLAATPAN; translated from the coding sequence ATGGACTTCAACCTCAACGAAACCGAGCAGGCCGTCAGCGATCTGGCGATGCAGATCCTCGGCGACAAGATCGATCACGAACGGCTCAAGCAGATCGAGGCGACCGACCAGTGGTTCGCCGCCGAAGAATGGGCCCTGATGGCCGACGCCGGCCTGACCGGCATCGCCCTCCCCGAGGCCCACGGAGGCGGAGGACTCGGCATCATCGAGGCCGGGCTCGTGTGCGAAGCCGTCGGCCGCCATGTGGCACCCGTACCCGCGCTGCCCACGATGCTCGCAGCACTGACCATCGCCGAATTCGGCGACGACGCACTCGCCGGTGAACTCCTTCCCGGCGTGTGCGACGGCTCCCGCATCCTCACGGTTGCGACCGCAGAACACCTCCGCGAGGACCTCGCCCGCCCGGGGGTCGTCGCGGCAGCCGACGGCTCGCTCACCGGCGTGAAGTCGGTCGTGGAGTTCGCATCCCAGGCCACGCACGCCGTCGTCAATGCGCTCGGACCCGACGGACCGGGGCTCTACCTCGTCGATCCGCACGGTTCGGGAGTCACGTCGCAGACCGGAATCTCCACCCGCAAGGAGACCGTGCACGAGCTCACGTTCGCGGCGGCGCCCTCGACACTGCTCGCGTCGGGCGAAGCCGCGATCCGTTGGTTCGAGGCCCGGTACCTCGCGCTCGTGTGCGCGACCCAGCTGGGCGTGGTCGAGGGTCAGCTCCGGCTCACGGCGCAGTACACGAGCGAGCGTGAACAGTTCGGCCGCCCCATCGCCACCTTCCAGGCGGTGACCCAGCGTCTGGCCGACTGCTTCATCCAGGTGGAGGGGCTGCGCCTCCAGACCCAGTCGGCCCTGTGGCGCATCGCCAACGGGATCGACCCGTGGGAAGACCTGCGGATCGCCAAGTGGTTCGGATCCGAAGGCGCACACTTCGTCGCCCACGGCGCCCAGCACATGCACGGCGGCATCGGCGTCGACGTCGACTATCCGCTCCACCGCTACACGCTGTGGAACAAGCATCTCGAGGTAACCCTCGGCGCGGCCAGCCAGCAACTCCGCGCGATCGGCGCCACCCTCGCCGCCACCCCCGCAAACTAA